The genomic DNA CGCTTCTTGAAGTCCTTCTTGAACCCGCGGTCGGCACGGTCGTTGAAGCTTCCACCTTCGCGTTCACGCGAGGGCTTGCGTCCCTTGTCCAGTTCCAAGTGGATCAGCTCGCCGCCGATCCGGGTGCGGGACAGGGCACGCAGCTGGTCCTTGGACAGGTCCGCGGGCAGTTCCACCAGGGTGTGGTCGGCACGGATATCAATGCCGCCGATCTGGGCCGAGGACAGGCCGCCCTCATTGGCGATGGCACCCACGATCGAGCCGGGCAGCACACGCTGGCGGCGTCCGACGGCGATCCGGTAAGTGGCGTTGCCTTCGGTCAGCGGGCGCGTCGGGCCGCGTGAGCCGAAGCCGTCGCCCCGGCCTTCGGACCGTTCGCGCTGGCGGGCCGGAGCCTGCGGGATTTCCTGCAGCAGCAGCGGACGCCCACCCTGGGCCATAACGGCCAGGGCTGCGGCAACCTTTTCCGCGGGAACATCGTGCTCGGCGATGTACTTGGTGACCAGGTCGCTGAAGATGGAAACGTCCTCGGAGGCGAGGGTTTCGGTGATCTTCTCAGAGAACTTCGCCAGGCGCTTCTCGTTGACCACGTCAACGCTGGGCAGCTGCATGTGCTCTACCGGCTGGCGGGTGGCCTTTTCAATGGCACGCAGCAGGTACTTCTCGCGCGGGGTCATGAACAGGATCGCGTCGCCGGTGCGGCCGGCGCGGCCGGTACGGCCGATGCGGTGCACGTAGGACTCGGTGTCATGCGGGATGTCGTAGTTGACGACGTGGCTGATGCGCTCCACGTCGAGGCCGCGGGCGGCAACATCCGTGGCAACCAGGATGTCGATCTTGCCGTCACGCAGTGCCTCGACCGTACGTTCGCGCTGCTGCTGCGGGATGTCGCCGTTGATGGCGGCGGCGCTGTAGCCGCGGTCCTTCAGCTTGTCGGCCAGGTCCTCGGTGGCAGCCTTGGTCCGGACGAATGCAATGACACCGTCAAAGTCTTCGGTCTCCAGGATGCGGGTCATGGCATCGAGCTTGTGCGGGCCCATGACCTGCACGTAGCGCTGACGCGTGTTGGCACCGGTGGTGGTCTTGGACTTGACCGTGATTTCCGCAGCGTTGTTCAGGTACTTCTTGGCAATCTTGCGGATGGCCGGGGGCATGGTGGCGGAGAAGAGGGCAACCTGCTTCTCGGCCGGAGTGGAGGACAGGATCTGCTCCACGTCTTCGGCGAAGCCCATGCGCAGCATCTCGTCGGCCTCGTCCAGCACCAGGTACTCGAGGTTGGACAGGTCAAGGGAACCCTTGGCAATGTGGTCGATCACGCGGCCGGGGGTACCCACTACAACCTGGGCGCCGCGGCGCAGGCCGGCGAGCTGGGGGCCGTAGGCGGAACCGCCGTAAACAGGCAGCACGGTGATGCCGTCCATGTGCGTGGCGTAGGAAGTGAAGGCTTCCGCGGACTGCAGGGCAAGCTCACGGGTCGGTGCGAGCACCAGGACCTGGGTGTCCTTGGTCGCCGGCCGGCCGGCCAGCAGGGACAGTGCGGGAACCGCGAAGGCGGCGGTCTTGCCGGTACCGGTCTGTGCCAGGCCCACGACGTCGCGGCCTTCGAGCAGCAGGGGAAGGGTAGCTGCCTGGATGGGGGACGGCTTGACGTAGCCGACATCCTTCAGGGCTGCCAGGACGCGCTCGTCCAGTCCGAAGTCGCTGAACAGAACGGTGTTCTCTTCGGCTTCGGGGGCGACAGCGGTGCTCTCGGCGTTTTGGGTGTTTTCCAGCGTGGCTTCAGACAAGAGGTAATCCTCATTCAATCGGGGACCGGGCAACCATGCGGCTGCGGGACGTAAGTCCGGCGCTGTTGCAATCCCAGGCAGGACTTTCCGTCACAGCTGTGGGCCGATTTCACTGGATTGTGCCTACGACCGGTGTGACGATTTCTTTGCCGGCGCTCCCCAAAAGATGAATCTGCCCGCATAGGATGCAGGCCCCAACACAACGTACCGTACGGTTTCAGCGATTATTCGATGACCCGTAGGAAAATAAGGGAATACCGGAGTGGGGGATGCGTTCCACTGTACGGCATCGGGGCAACAGGTGGCCATTCGGGGGCGGTGAGCTTGGGCACAGCGGCCGGTTCACGGGCCTCAGACGGCTGCCGCCCTCGCGGACAGGGTGCGCAGGACTTTGCGGATTTCCGGGGAAAGGGTGATCTCCCCTGCTTTGGCGGACGCCTGCAGTGCAGCGGCCTGGTCCTGGTCCGGTCCGCGGAAAACGTCCAGGATGCGGACCCCGTGGGCGGGCCGGCTCAGGATCTCCACCGGATCTCCGGCGGAGATGCTGCCGCGGCGGCGGACCCGAAGGTATGCCCCCACCCGGCCTTCCTCTGCGAAACGGCGCGTCCAGTTGGGCACACCCATACGGCGTTGGAAATTGCGGCAGGGGGTGCGCGGGCATGTCACTTCCATCTCAACGTCGGTCCCGATCCGCCAGCGTTCCCCGATCAGTGCCTCGGTGGCATCAATGCCGGCCAGGCGCAGGTTCTCTCCGAAGAGACCGGGCGGAATGTCCCGGCCCAGTTCCCTCGCCCAGAAGTCGGCATCGGCCTTGGAATAGGCATAAACCGCTTTGGACTCCCCGCCGTGATGCCTGCGGCTGGCTTGCAGATCCCCGGTCAGCCCCAGCGGATGCACCTGCACGGCTCCGGCCACCGGACGCTTGTCGATGGCGGTGACACCGGTGGCGTCCTTGGTAGGCAGCAGTCCGTGCACAAGGCACACTGCCAGCAGCGAACCGGTTCTCATGCCAGCAGTCTAGGACTGCGGTTCGGTTGTCCGCATCAGCCCCGGCGGGGTGTTGCGCCACCAGTTCCGCGGCCGGCTCCGCCAGCAGGCAGCGAGCCACCAGGCCAGCAGCCCCATCCCCCAAAAGACACCAATGCTGGATGCCATCAGCCACGGTTCAGGGATCTGTGAGTCCAGGTTCGGTGAATTGAACAGTTCACCGATGCTCTTCGGCGAATAAATGAAAATGACCAGCGAGGACACCAGCAGGACCTGGCCGGTGATCTTCAGATTCCGCTGTCCGCTGCCCAGGTCCAGCAGGTTCCGGGCCAGGACGGGAATGAAGAGTGCCACCCACACCCAGTGGTGGGACCAGGAAACGGGCGAGATCAGCAGCATCAGCAGTGCAGTGACGGCAAGGGCGGTGAAGGTCTGCCCGCGGTTTCCGGCAATGCGGATGACCACGGCGGCGGCCGCCACACACAGCAGCGACAGGATGAGCCAGGGGATATCAACCGGAAAGTCGGGGCCGCCGAAATGAAGAATGGCACCCTTGATGGAGAGGTTGTCCACGTACCCCGCGCCGCCGATGCGGGAGGTATCCGGCAGCAGATCCGTCCAGTAGGTCCGCGACTCGCGGGGAAGGATAAGGAACCCCAGGCCAAAGGTCGCCAGGAAGCCGTAGGCCATGTTGCGCAGCCCGCGCCAGTCCCCCCGTACCAGGAAATACAGTCCGAACACCAGCGGCGTCAGCTTCAGGCCGGCCGCAACCCCGGTCAGCAGTCCGGTTGGCCAGCCTTCCCGCTTGTTCACAAAGTCCGCCATGATCAGGCCAAAGAGCAGGATATTGATCTGCCCGAAAGCCAGCGTCTCGCGCCAGGGGCCCAGCACAATGATGAATCCGGTTCCGGCGATGGCCAGGGCGCGAAGCCAGGGCTGGCGCAGCACGTCCCGGACACTCTCACGGCGGAAGACGTACCGAACGGCCCAGACCGATGTGGCAGCGGCAATGGCCAGGGAGATGCCCGTGAAAATGTTGATGCCCAGGCTCTGGCCGAAGGGGGCAAGCACGGCAAAAACCAGCGCGGCAAAGGGCGGATAGGTAAAAAGCAGGCTGCTGTCGGCGTCGTACTGGACCGACTTGGTGTACAGCTCACCGGTGGCGTCCAGAATGCTCTGCCCGCCGGAAAGGTACACGCGGAAATCCAGCCCGTGGCGCGGCGATAAATCAAAAGCTGTCCATACGAGCAGCCCGGCAACCGCCAGCGCTCCCAGGGTCGCAGCGGTCCGCACGATGGCGGATCGGTGGATCTGGCCCATTGTTCTCCCTGTTAGCACCGCAGGCCGCGCGTGTGGCGCCACACAGCGTGTATTTGTGCGATCTTGATGTGGCCTTAGTCTACCGGCCGGCTGTCCCGGACCGCTCCCCGCGTGGGCAGGCGATAGGCTGGCCGAAGACGAACAATGCAGCGAAAGGTACGCCATGTCCCCCGCGCTTTTGGCCCTCACCAATGCCCATGTGGTTCCCGTCACGCATCCGCCCTTCGAGGGCACACTGCTGATCGAGGACGGGCGCATCAGGGACCTTGGTCCGGATGTGGCGGTGCCGGCAGATGCGGAGGTCATCGATGCCGGCGGGAAGTGGCTGCTGCCGGGCCTCGTGGATGCCCACACCCACCTTGGCGTCCATGAAGAAGGGGAAGGCTGGGCCGGAAACGATTCCAATGAGATGACGGACCCGGTGATGGCAGGTGTGCGAGCGCTGGACGCTGTGAATCCCTTCGACACGGGATTCGACGACGCCCTTGCCGGCGGGGTGACCACAGCCAATATCAATCCCGGCTCCGGCAATCCGATCGGCGGGCAGGCCGTGGCCCTGCATACGCACGGCCGCTATCTGGAGGAAATGGTTCTGCGGGCACCCAGCGGACTGAAATCCGCTCTGGGCGAGAACCCCAAACGCATCTACAGCGAAAAGAAGCAGACACCGTCCACCCGGCTGGGTACTGCTCTGGTGATCCGACAGGCGTTTATGGATGCGCAGAATTATGTTGCCAAGGCGGACCCGGACACCCGGGACCCGCATTTGGAAGCGCTGGCCATGGTGCTCCGACGCGAAATCCCGTGGCGGCAGCACGCCCACCGTGCCGATGACATCGCTACGGCGCTGCGGCTCGCGGACGAGTTCGGTTATGACCTGGTGCTGGACCACGGAACCGAGGCGCATCTGCTCGCTGACGTCCTGGCCGCGCGCGGCATTCCGGTGCTGATCGGTCCGCTGTTCACCACCCGCTCCAAGGTGGAGCTGCGCGGCCGCAGCATGGCCAATCCCGGCAGGCTGGCAGCTGCGGGGGTGGAGATTTCCATCATTACCGACCATCCGGTGGTACCGATCAACTTCCTGATCTATCAGGCAGCCCTGGCAGTGAAGGAAGGCCTGGACCGGGATGAGGCGTTGCGGGCGGTCACCATTAATCCGGCCCGGGTACTCGGCCTCGCGGACCGTCTCGGTTCACTGGAACAGGGCAAGGATGCCGATCTGGTGCTGTGGAGTGGAGATCCCCTCGACGTCATGCAGCGCGCCTTGAAGGTATGGATCGGCGGCCGGGAGGTCTACCGCTATGACGAGGACGCCCGCGAGCAGATGGTGGCGCCCCGCTGATGCGTACAGGCAACACCTCTCCGGCCTCCGGGACCCCCGTGCGCACTCCCCCGCCCCCGATCCTGCGGATCGCTGCCGCTACGTGGCTGGTTGCCGCCGCCCTGCTGGGCACTGCCGGCGTCTCGTTTATCGTGTCCGCCCGTACCCAGCACCAGGACAGTACCGCGCTGATCCTGCTCGGCGCGCTGGTCCTGGTCCTGTCCGCAGTCAGCGTGTACAGCGTTTTGCGGCTGCGGGCGGGTAAGCGGAGTGCACGGGAAACACTGACGTCCATCGCCCTGATCGCGGGGTTCCCGCTGCTGTTCCGCGGACCTACGCTGATTGCCGTGGGAGTGATACTCCTGGCTTCCGCGGCGCTGCTGTGGATGCCGGCGAGCAACCGCTTCTTTCAGCAGCGTGATCCCAGGAAGCGTCCGGCCGGGACGCGCATTCCGCGCCGGGCCCTTCCCCCCGGCGGGGGCAAGCGCTAGAGCTGCCCCAGCGCGGAGTCCAGGTCCGCGATGAGGTCTTCGATGTCCTCAATGCCCACGGAAAGGCGCAGCAGGTTCTCCGGAACGGCCAGGTCCGTGCCCTTGACCGAGGCATGCGTCATTTCCGAGGGGTAGTTCATCAGCGACTCCACGCCGCCCAGGGATTCAGCCAGCAGGAACAGCCGCGTGGACTCTGCCACCTTGCGCGCCGCGGCTTCGCCACCCTTGAAGGACACGGACACCATGCCGCCGAAATCCTTCATCTGTGCCTTGGCCAGTTCGTGTCCCGGGTGATCCTCCAGCCCCGGATACAGCACGTTCTCCACCGCCGGCTGGTCGCGCAGCCAGCGGGCCACGGCCATGGCGTTGGAAGAGTGCCGGTCCATCCGCACCGCAAGGGTCTTCAGCCCGCGTGTGGTCAGCCAGGCCTCCATCGGGGCGGACACCGCGCCGACGGCGAACTGGATGAAGCCGATCTTTTCCGCCATGGCATCGTCGTTCAGGATCACCGCGCCGCCCACGGCATCAGAGTGCCCGCCGATGTATTTGGTGGTGGAGTGCACCACAATGTCCGCGCCGAGCGACAGCGGCTGCTGCAGGTAGGGGGACGCGAAGGTGTTGTCGACGACGAGCAGCGCGCCGGCATCATGCGCCGCCCGGGCAGTGGCGGCAATGTCGGAGATTTTCATCATCGGGTTCGATGGTGTTTCCAGCCAGACCAGCTTGGTGTTCGATGCCGCGATGGCCGAGGCCACGGCCTGCGCATCCGACATGTCCACGGCGGCATTGGTGATCCCCCACGCGCCCAGCACCTTGTTGATCAGGCGGTAGGTACCGCCATAGGCGTCATTGCCCAGCACAATGTGGTCCCCCGGTGCCAGCAGGCCCCGGATCAGGGCGTCCTCCGCAGCGAGCCCGGAGCTGAACGAGAACGCATGCCTGCCGCCCTCCAGGGCAGCGAGCTGCTCCTGCAGGGAGTCACGGGTGGGGTTGGTGCCGCGGCCGTATTCATAGCCGTTGCGCAGTCCGCCGATTCCGTCCTGGGCATAGGTGGTGCTCTGGTAGAGCGGCGGAATCACTGCGCCGGTGGTGGGATCGGGTGCCTGCCCCGCATGGATGGCGCGGGTGCTGAAGCTCGTCATGGTTACTCCTTGGAGCCGGCGGCGCGGCCGGCGGTCGGTGCGTAGGCGCAGCCTTCCGGCACGCCGGAACGTAGCGGCTGTGCCCGGTTAAAGGCTTAGGTACGAAAGTAGGTCGTGCCGGGTGAGCATGCCAACGGCAGCGCCATCGGACGTAACCATCACGGCGTCGTCGTCCTGCAGTTTCGCCCGGGCTGCCTCCACGGAGTCACCGGCGCCTATGAGGGCGGGCCGGGGACCCATATGTTCGGTGATCCGGTCAGTGGGCTTGGCCTCGCCGCGGAAGAGCTTCTCCGTCAGCGAGCGCTCATCCACCGAGCCCAGGACTTCGCCGAGGACGACGGGCGGCTCCTGGGAAAGGACGGGCAGATAGGAGACGCCGTATTCATTAAGGATGGCAATGACATCCCGCACCGTTTCATTGGGGTGGGTGTGCACCAGGTCAGGCAGCGAACCATCCTTGGTGGCCAGGACGTCCCGGACGCAGGCCTGTCCGTCACCGTCCTGCAGGAACCCGTAGGAGCGCATCCAGTCGTCATTGAAGATCTTGCCCATGTAGCCCCGGCCGCTGTCCGGCAGCAGGACCACCACGACGTCGTCCGGCCCCAGGCCGCGGGCCACCTCCAGCGCGGCCACCACAGCCATGCCGGAGGAACCGCCTACCAGGAGACCTTCCTCCCGTGCCAGGCGCCTGGTCATGGTGAAGGAGTCCGCGTCCTTCACGGCAACCACCTGATCGGG from Arthrobacter zhangbolii includes the following:
- a CDS encoding MOSC domain-containing protein is translated as MRTGSLLAVCLVHGLLPTKDATGVTAIDKRPVAGAVQVHPLGLTGDLQASRRHHGGESKAVYAYSKADADFWARELGRDIPPGLFGENLRLAGIDATEALIGERWRIGTDVEMEVTCPRTPCRNFQRRMGVPNWTRRFAEEGRVGAYLRVRRRGSISAGDPVEILSRPAHGVRILDVFRGPDQDQAAALQASAKAGEITLSPEIRKVLRTLSARAAAV
- a CDS encoding amidohydrolase, which encodes MSPALLALTNAHVVPVTHPPFEGTLLIEDGRIRDLGPDVAVPADAEVIDAGGKWLLPGLVDAHTHLGVHEEGEGWAGNDSNEMTDPVMAGVRALDAVNPFDTGFDDALAGGVTTANINPGSGNPIGGQAVALHTHGRYLEEMVLRAPSGLKSALGENPKRIYSEKKQTPSTRLGTALVIRQAFMDAQNYVAKADPDTRDPHLEALAMVLRREIPWRQHAHRADDIATALRLADEFGYDLVLDHGTEAHLLADVLAARGIPVLIGPLFTTRSKVELRGRSMANPGRLAAAGVEISIITDHPVVPINFLIYQAALAVKEGLDRDEALRAVTINPARVLGLADRLGSLEQGKDADLVLWSGDPLDVMQRALKVWIGGREVYRYDEDAREQMVAPR
- a CDS encoding cystathionine gamma-synthase, translating into MTSFSTRAIHAGQAPDPTTGAVIPPLYQSTTYAQDGIGGLRNGYEYGRGTNPTRDSLQEQLAALEGGRHAFSFSSGLAAEDALIRGLLAPGDHIVLGNDAYGGTYRLINKVLGAWGITNAAVDMSDAQAVASAIAASNTKLVWLETPSNPMMKISDIAATARAAHDAGALLVVDNTFASPYLQQPLSLGADIVVHSTTKYIGGHSDAVGGAVILNDDAMAEKIGFIQFAVGAVSAPMEAWLTTRGLKTLAVRMDRHSSNAMAVARWLRDQPAVENVLYPGLEDHPGHELAKAQMKDFGGMVSVSFKGGEAAARKVAESTRLFLLAESLGGVESLMNYPSEMTHASVKGTDLAVPENLLRLSVGIEDIEDLIADLDSALGQL
- a CDS encoding DEAD/DEAH box helicase codes for the protein MSEATLENTQNAESTAVAPEAEENTVLFSDFGLDERVLAALKDVGYVKPSPIQAATLPLLLEGRDVVGLAQTGTGKTAAFAVPALSLLAGRPATKDTQVLVLAPTRELALQSAEAFTSYATHMDGITVLPVYGGSAYGPQLAGLRRGAQVVVGTPGRVIDHIAKGSLDLSNLEYLVLDEADEMLRMGFAEDVEQILSSTPAEKQVALFSATMPPAIRKIAKKYLNNAAEITVKSKTTTGANTRQRYVQVMGPHKLDAMTRILETEDFDGVIAFVRTKAATEDLADKLKDRGYSAAAINGDIPQQQRERTVEALRDGKIDILVATDVAARGLDVERISHVVNYDIPHDTESYVHRIGRTGRAGRTGDAILFMTPREKYLLRAIEKATRQPVEHMQLPSVDVVNEKRLAKFSEKITETLASEDVSIFSDLVTKYIAEHDVPAEKVAAALAVMAQGGRPLLLQEIPQAPARQRERSEGRGDGFGSRGPTRPLTEGNATYRIAVGRRQRVLPGSIVGAIANEGGLSSAQIGGIDIRADHTLVELPADLSKDQLRALSRTRIGGELIHLELDKGRKPSREREGGSFNDRADRGFKKDFKKRDGERSFGDRGSDRPYKKREGGFRDSAGTGARKPRFRD
- a CDS encoding glycosyltransferase 87 family protein; this translates as MGQIHRSAIVRTAATLGALAVAGLLVWTAFDLSPRHGLDFRVYLSGGQSILDATGELYTKSVQYDADSSLLFTYPPFAALVFAVLAPFGQSLGINIFTGISLAIAAATSVWAVRYVFRRESVRDVLRQPWLRALAIAGTGFIIVLGPWRETLAFGQINILLFGLIMADFVNKREGWPTGLLTGVAAGLKLTPLVFGLYFLVRGDWRGLRNMAYGFLATFGLGFLILPRESRTYWTDLLPDTSRIGGAGYVDNLSIKGAILHFGGPDFPVDIPWLILSLLCVAAAAVVIRIAGNRGQTFTALAVTALLMLLISPVSWSHHWVWVALFIPVLARNLLDLGSGQRNLKITGQVLLVSSLVIFIYSPKSIGELFNSPNLDSQIPEPWLMASSIGVFWGMGLLAWWLAACWRSRPRNWWRNTPPGLMRTTEPQS